Proteins from one Niallia circulans genomic window:
- a CDS encoding EAL and GGDEF domain-containing protein, whose protein sequence is MIYKNSQTKWIITLCLFVVLSMLVNIFYHFLNHTVFIILHTIFSLVTIFSLLVLLKNISMIILELRNSSMKLQTIFETMDMAIWYHDYKTGTLLITSGMERIYGRSIAEFYHNNDLWKESVHEDDHYVIEERLEALKTGAEVTSIYRIVKPDGEIRWIKDKGIPGFDGYGKRTEFTSIFFDITESKENEDRFSTLVEMSPDIIAVVSNYEMLYINYAGSKLIGAGSPVELVGNTVYDLLSKEDYEKIDNEFSINGATNLRVEVQVKTLQERIIDVELSCMPIMFAGRHAVLVVGRDITERKKSDNLIKQLAYHDTLTELPNRYSCMVHLHERLHSPAVDSLYVLFLDLDQFKRINDTRGHSTGDIILKKVANTLSLSLKEGDFVARLGGDEFVIILENTNLQEVKQTANNILEAFNQPLIIKTEEFFVTPSIGISNYPADGKDQETLIKNADAAMYLAKENGKNNYQFYSHALEESGARKMMLEMELRKAIRKHELSLYYQPQFNILTGEIFGVEALLRWKHPKFGFVSPAEFIPIAEETNLIVPIGDWVIKQAAQQMRAWNKKGINDIKMSINISARQFHCTDFAEIIGEHVDKYGLNTKMIELEITESTLQNMDLSLAILHKLKAYGFNISIDDFGKGYSSLSYLKHLPIDTIKIDKTFVDDITDPVHQGSLVKAIIDMGHNMNFSVIAEGIEQKEQLEFLKQNHCVLGQGFYYSKPLPNEDIEKLLLKQVDKH, encoded by the coding sequence ATGATCTATAAAAACAGTCAAACGAAATGGATCATTACCCTTTGTTTATTTGTTGTTCTATCAATGCTTGTAAATATCTTTTACCACTTTTTGAACCATACTGTATTTATTATTCTGCATACCATCTTCAGTCTTGTAACAATATTTTCGCTGCTGGTACTATTAAAGAATATATCAATGATCATTTTAGAATTGAGAAATAGCAGTATGAAGCTCCAGACCATTTTTGAAACAATGGATATGGCAATTTGGTATCATGATTACAAGACTGGAACACTTCTAATTACTTCTGGTATGGAAAGAATTTATGGCAGATCCATTGCAGAATTCTATCATAATAATGATTTATGGAAAGAATCTGTTCATGAAGACGATCATTATGTAATTGAAGAAAGACTAGAAGCATTAAAAACCGGAGCAGAAGTCACAAGTATTTATCGAATTGTTAAGCCAGACGGCGAAATTCGCTGGATTAAAGACAAAGGAATTCCCGGATTTGATGGATATGGCAAAAGGACAGAGTTTACAAGTATTTTTTTTGATATAACAGAAAGTAAAGAAAACGAGGACCGCTTCAGCACGCTTGTGGAGATGTCACCGGATATAATAGCTGTTGTCAGCAACTATGAAATGCTATATATCAATTATGCAGGGAGCAAGCTTATTGGCGCAGGCAGTCCTGTTGAGCTTGTCGGTAACACCGTTTATGATTTGCTGTCGAAAGAAGACTATGAAAAAATTGATAATGAATTTTCTATAAATGGCGCCACAAATTTACGTGTCGAAGTTCAAGTTAAAACATTACAGGAAAGAATTATTGATGTGGAGCTGTCCTGCATGCCAATTATGTTTGCAGGAAGACATGCGGTGCTTGTTGTTGGTCGTGATATTACCGAACGAAAGAAATCGGATAACTTAATTAAGCAATTAGCTTATCATGACACGTTAACAGAGCTGCCGAACAGGTATAGCTGTATGGTTCATTTGCATGAACGCCTTCATAGTCCTGCAGTCGATTCCTTATACGTGTTGTTTTTAGATTTGGATCAGTTTAAGCGAATCAATGATACACGAGGACATTCTACCGGTGATATTATTTTGAAAAAGGTAGCGAATACGCTTAGCTTATCGCTGAAAGAAGGAGATTTCGTCGCGCGACTCGGCGGTGATGAATTTGTGATAATTCTCGAAAACACAAATTTGCAGGAAGTGAAACAAACGGCTAACAATATACTAGAGGCCTTCAACCAGCCCCTTATTATTAAAACAGAGGAATTTTTCGTTACACCAAGCATAGGCATCAGTAATTATCCAGCAGATGGTAAGGATCAGGAAACTTTAATTAAAAATGCCGATGCCGCAATGTACTTAGCAAAGGAAAATGGAAAAAATAATTATCAGTTTTATTCACATGCACTCGAGGAAAGTGGTGCTAGAAAAATGATGCTGGAAATGGAGCTAAGAAAGGCGATTAGAAAGCATGAACTTTCTTTGTATTATCAGCCGCAATTTAACATTCTTACAGGGGAAATATTCGGCGTTGAAGCATTACTGCGTTGGAAACATCCGAAATTCGGCTTTGTTTCTCCGGCAGAATTTATCCCAATAGCAGAAGAGACAAATTTAATCGTTCCAATAGGCGATTGGGTTATCAAGCAAGCAGCCCAGCAAATGAGGGCGTGGAATAAGAAAGGCATTAATGATATAAAAATGTCGATTAATATTTCAGCAAGACAATTTCATTGCACCGATTTCGCAGAAATTATTGGGGAGCATGTCGACAAATATGGTTTAAATACAAAAATGATTGAACTGGAAATTACAGAAAGCACTTTGCAAAATATGGATTTGTCTTTAGCGATACTTCATAAACTAAAAGCATATGGATTTAATATTTCGATAGATGACTTTGGCAAAGGCTATTCGTCATTAAGCTACTTAAAGCATTTACCGATTGACACGATAAAAATTGATAAAACCTTCGTTGATGATATTACAGATCCGGTCCATCAAGGTTCATTAGTTAAGGCCATCATTGATATGGGGCATAACATGAATTTCTCCGTTATCGCCGAAGGAATCGAACAAAAAGAACAGCTGGAATTCTTAAAACAAAACCATTGTGTCCTCGGGCAAGGCTTCTACTATAGCAAACCTCTGCCAAATGAGGATATTGAAAAACTGCTGCTTAAACAAGTAGACAAACATTAA
- a CDS encoding EamA family transporter, with amino-acid sequence MSWLLFAILSAVCAALVGIFGKVGLQNIDSNTATAVRAIIMALFLLVVVAIEGNLHKIPTIISDKKNFLFIVLSGIAGATSWLFYFLALKTGKVTQVAPIDKLSVVLAAIIAIIFLGEKISLLNGVGIGLITVGVILAALH; translated from the coding sequence TTGTCTTGGTTACTGTTTGCTATACTCTCTGCAGTTTGTGCTGCTTTAGTTGGTATATTCGGAAAGGTCGGTCTGCAAAATATTGATTCCAATACAGCTACAGCCGTCCGCGCAATCATCATGGCACTTTTTCTATTAGTTGTTGTAGCAATAGAAGGAAATCTTCATAAAATCCCAACAATTATATCAGACAAAAAGAATTTCCTGTTTATTGTACTCAGTGGAATTGCTGGTGCAACATCATGGCTGTTTTATTTTCTCGCATTAAAAACCGGCAAGGTAACACAAGTTGCACCAATTGATAAATTAAGCGTAGTATTAGCAGCAATAATTGCGATTATTTTTCTAGGGGAAAAAATAAGTCTCCTAAACGGTGTTGGAATAGGCCTTATAACAGTTGGCGTTATTTTGGCTGCGTTGCACTAA
- a CDS encoding LLM class flavin-dependent oxidoreductase translates to MKFGFWLPIFGGWLRNVDDENMPPTFDYAKKVIQSAENWGYDTTLIAELYLNDIKGPETDSIEAWSTAAALAAVTEKIEIMTAIRPGFHNPAVAAKMAANIDQISNGRFTLNVVSAWWEEEARQYGGIFTEHDERYERTEEFLAILKGLWTEETFSFKGKFYDIKDAKLAPKPVQKPNPILYAGGESPKGKAVIAENCDAYVMHGGTVDEISVKIKDMQTKRAEFGKEPFSSFGMAAYVICRETEEAAAQELARITDVKESSAYAGFDDFVNKSQLEQQIKLQDYSVSNRGLRPGLIGTPEQIAKKILEYEDAGINLLLLQFSPQLEEMKKFSEQVMPLVESLKKEREVSK, encoded by the coding sequence ATGAAATTTGGATTTTGGCTACCTATTTTTGGTGGATGGCTGCGAAATGTTGATGATGAGAACATGCCTCCAACATTTGATTATGCAAAAAAGGTCATTCAAAGTGCAGAAAATTGGGGCTATGATACGACTCTTATTGCAGAATTATACTTAAATGATATAAAAGGTCCTGAAACAGATTCAATTGAAGCATGGTCAACGGCTGCTGCTCTTGCTGCTGTGACAGAAAAAATAGAAATCATGACAGCAATCCGTCCCGGCTTCCATAACCCTGCTGTTGCGGCGAAAATGGCAGCAAATATTGATCAGATAAGTAATGGCCGCTTTACTTTGAATGTTGTGTCTGCTTGGTGGGAGGAAGAAGCAAGACAATATGGCGGAATCTTTACAGAGCATGATGAAAGATATGAACGCACAGAGGAATTTTTAGCTATTCTAAAAGGTCTATGGACGGAAGAAACTTTTAGCTTCAAAGGGAAGTTCTATGATATCAAAGATGCCAAGCTTGCTCCTAAACCTGTTCAAAAGCCAAATCCAATTCTTTATGCTGGTGGCGAAAGTCCAAAAGGCAAAGCTGTTATTGCGGAAAATTGTGATGCATATGTCATGCACGGCGGAACAGTTGACGAGATTTCCGTTAAAATTAAGGATATGCAAACCAAAAGAGCAGAATTCGGCAAGGAGCCTTTTTCCTCTTTCGGAATGGCAGCGTATGTTATTTGCCGCGAGACAGAAGAAGCAGCAGCACAAGAGCTTGCTAGAATAACAGATGTCAAGGAATCCTCTGCATATGCTGGGTTTGATGACTTTGTCAATAAATCACAGCTCGAACAGCAAATTAAATTGCAAGACTATTCTGTCTCTAACAGAGGGCTGAGACCTGGTCTGATCGGTACACCTGAGCAAATTGCCAAAAAGATTCTCGAGTATGAGGATGCCGGCATTAACCTGTTGCTACTGCAATTCTCCCCACAGCTAGAAGAAATGAAAAAGTTCTCTGAGCAAGTAATGCCGCTTGTAGAATCATTAAAAAAAGAAAGAGAAGTGAGCAAATAA
- a CDS encoding ATP-grasp domain-containing protein, giving the protein MSKVYVIHENSEWTVHLTKRLEELNIPFEEWDLSEGNFDLSEAPPDGIFYSRMSASSHTRGHRYAAEYTGAVLEWLESYGRTVVNGTGALRLEVSKAAQYAALFKHGIQTPKTLVATGSEQIIQAAKKLGDPSFITKHNRAGKGLGVRLFHSIEELERYVYGPEFEEPVDGITLIQQYIESPDQSITRCEFVGGKFVYAVKVDTAGGFELCPADACQINDLFCPVGEQVEEKPSFSIQKDFQEPIIEKYEQFLQAQGVYVAGIEFMKDKNGTVYTYDINTNTNYNADAEKEAGIFGMLQLAQYLQGLLERQSGVAN; this is encoded by the coding sequence ATGAGCAAAGTATATGTTATCCATGAAAACAGTGAGTGGACTGTTCATTTAACGAAACGTCTGGAGGAGCTTAATATACCTTTTGAAGAATGGGATTTATCAGAAGGTAATTTTGATTTATCGGAAGCTCCTCCTGACGGAATTTTCTACAGCCGGATGAGCGCATCTTCTCATACAAGAGGACATCGTTATGCAGCGGAATATACTGGTGCTGTCCTTGAATGGCTTGAGTCTTATGGCAGAACAGTTGTTAATGGAACAGGTGCTTTGAGACTGGAAGTAAGTAAAGCTGCACAGTATGCCGCATTGTTCAAGCATGGCATCCAAACACCAAAAACGCTTGTAGCAACAGGCAGTGAGCAAATTATCCAAGCAGCCAAAAAACTTGGTGATCCATCCTTTATCACGAAACATAATCGCGCCGGAAAAGGCTTGGGTGTTCGCTTATTTCATTCCATTGAGGAGCTGGAAAGATATGTGTACGGACCAGAATTCGAAGAGCCTGTTGATGGGATTACTTTAATTCAACAATATATTGAATCACCAGATCAAAGCATCACTCGCTGTGAGTTTGTGGGCGGAAAGTTTGTTTATGCTGTTAAAGTCGACACGGCAGGCGGTTTTGAGCTTTGCCCTGCTGACGCTTGCCAAATCAATGATCTTTTCTGCCCTGTTGGCGAACAAGTGGAGGAAAAGCCAAGCTTTTCAATCCAAAAGGATTTCCAAGAACCAATTATCGAAAAATACGAGCAATTCCTTCAAGCACAAGGCGTTTATGTGGCAGGAATTGAATTCATGAAGGACAAGAATGGTACTGTTTATACGTATGACATTAACACAAATACAAATTATAATGCCGATGCAGAGAAGGAAGCAGGGATTTTCGGCATGCTGCAGTTAGCTCAGTATTTACAAGGATTACTTGAGCGTCAATCTGGAGTGGCCAATTAA
- a CDS encoding viroplasmin family protein: MAKQKYYVVWNGRKPGIYTTWAECEKQTKGFQGAAFKSFPTKSEAEQAYNQGVASRSVSTGKAGASAQKSGTAAPIDENSISVDAACSGNPGMMEYQGVDTMTGERIFHYGPVFGTNNIGEFLGIVHALVMLKKLGKDTTIYSDSMTALSWVRNKKANTSLKRDHRTEELWQMIERAEAWLKDNTYKNKIIKWETHIHGEIKADFGRK, from the coding sequence ATGGCTAAACAAAAATATTATGTAGTGTGGAATGGACGAAAGCCAGGTATTTATACGACATGGGCAGAATGTGAAAAGCAAACAAAAGGCTTTCAAGGTGCGGCCTTTAAATCTTTTCCTACCAAATCTGAAGCGGAGCAAGCTTATAACCAAGGTGTAGCCAGCCGTTCTGTCTCAACCGGAAAAGCGGGTGCTTCAGCCCAAAAAAGCGGCACTGCTGCACCAATTGACGAAAACAGCATTTCTGTTGATGCGGCATGCAGCGGAAATCCTGGCATGATGGAATATCAAGGTGTGGATACAATGACTGGAGAACGCATATTCCATTATGGTCCTGTATTTGGCACAAATAATATTGGTGAATTTTTAGGAATTGTTCACGCATTGGTGATGCTGAAGAAACTTGGAAAAGACACAACTATTTATAGTGACAGCATGACTGCTCTTTCGTGGGTACGAAACAAAAAAGCGAACACCAGCCTTAAACGAGATCATCGTACAGAGGAACTGTGGCAAATGATTGAACGAGCTGAAGCCTGGCTGAAGGATAATACATATAAAAACAAAATCATTAAATGGGAAACGCATATACATGGTGAAATAAAAGCTGATTTTGGGCGCAAATAA
- the dacB gene encoding D-alanyl-D-alanine carboxypeptidase/D-alanyl-D-alanine-endopeptidase — protein sequence MKHQKLGLLLIIIGIIIVQLNGTKPYELEVQAQGNTEDLEAELDELLTSMPELKGSLAGISIREQERGKVVFEQLAHTRLAPASNLKLLTAAAALSVLGSDYTFDTEIYTDGQLVNGVLSGNLYVKGKGDTTLLQSDLESIAKSIHDKGIKKINGSIIGDASWYDDVPYSIDLAWSDETTYYGAPVSALTMSPDKEYDAGTIMIKASPGASAGSQAKLTINPTVTNLDIANHTSTVSKDGKENIQSVREHGENTITIKGDIPVGSGATKKWVAIEHPPELVLNVFQQALTKQDITWTGEVKEGVTPELSTPILVHKSMPLSEIIVPFMKLSNNTIGETLLKEIGKVEKGEGSFEKGVAVLKEEMKKFGLNTSGMLIRDGSGISPIDLITANDLSTLLFHIQKQAWFSEFENALPVSGNKDRMIGGTLRNRLQSENTLGKVKAKTGTLSAVSSLSGYVESKSGQKYIFSILLNHLIDESSGKLMENQIVELLAAQ from the coding sequence TTGAAACACCAAAAACTTGGATTGCTGCTGATTATCATCGGAATAATTATCGTTCAGCTGAATGGAACAAAGCCATATGAGCTTGAAGTACAAGCACAGGGAAACACCGAAGACCTAGAAGCAGAATTAGATGAGCTTCTTACGTCCATGCCTGAGCTAAAAGGGAGTCTTGCTGGTATAAGCATCAGGGAGCAAGAGCGCGGAAAGGTTGTTTTTGAACAACTGGCTCATACAAGATTAGCGCCTGCGTCTAATTTGAAGCTGTTAACAGCTGCGGCTGCGCTGTCTGTATTAGGGAGCGACTACACCTTTGACACAGAGATTTATACCGACGGACAGCTTGTGAATGGCGTTTTATCAGGAAACTTATACGTAAAAGGCAAAGGCGATACGACTTTGCTTCAGAGTGACCTGGAGAGTATCGCTAAGTCAATACATGATAAAGGAATCAAAAAAATCAATGGCAGCATCATTGGAGATGCAAGCTGGTATGATGATGTTCCATATTCCATAGATTTGGCATGGAGTGATGAAACGACCTACTACGGAGCACCTGTTTCTGCTTTGACGATGTCGCCTGATAAAGAATATGATGCAGGCACTATTATGATTAAAGCAAGTCCAGGAGCAAGTGCAGGCAGTCAAGCAAAGCTGACCATTAATCCAACTGTTACTAATCTGGATATTGCTAATCATACAAGCACTGTTAGTAAGGATGGCAAGGAAAATATCCAGTCTGTTCGGGAACATGGTGAAAATACAATCACAATAAAGGGTGATATTCCGGTAGGAAGCGGTGCAACGAAAAAATGGGTTGCAATTGAGCATCCCCCTGAATTAGTACTTAATGTGTTTCAGCAGGCTTTAACAAAACAGGATATTACCTGGACTGGTGAGGTTAAGGAAGGTGTCACCCCAGAGCTGTCAACACCGATTCTTGTGCATAAGTCAATGCCATTGTCAGAAATAATAGTTCCATTTATGAAGCTAAGTAATAATACGATTGGGGAAACATTGTTAAAGGAAATAGGAAAAGTCGAAAAAGGTGAAGGCAGCTTTGAAAAGGGTGTTGCAGTACTTAAGGAAGAAATGAAGAAATTCGGACTGAATACGAGCGGCATGCTAATTCGGGATGGTTCTGGTATTTCACCAATTGACCTGATTACGGCAAATGACTTATCTACATTGCTTTTCCATATTCAGAAGCAAGCTTGGTTTTCAGAATTTGAAAATGCGCTCCCTGTTTCTGGTAATAAAGACAGAATGATTGGCGGAACCTTACGCAATCGTCTGCAATCGGAAAATACATTAGGAAAAGTGAAAGCAAAAACGGGGACTTTATCAGCAGTTAGTTCACTTTCCGGTTATGTAGAAAGTAAAAGCGGTCAGAAGTATATTTTTTCAATCCTACTCAACCATCTTATTGATGAAAGTTCTGGGAAATTAATGGAAAATCAAATAGTCGAATTATTGGCAGCTCAATGA
- a CDS encoding Fpg/Nei family DNA glycosylase, translating to MPELPEMENYKRNLNQLLQNKLITDVIINREKSVNVAPSLFIGAVRGTTIQAVERRAKHLLFRLSNNRVLLLHLMLGGWMYFSEEKDKPKRTVQVQLSFGDKHLYFIGLRLGYLHLYSEQEVEQELADLGPEPLDASFTEAQFLTYTEKKRGMLKLKLVDQHFLSGIGNCYSDEICYAARLLPERKLEDLSGDERSALYTSIQTVLPEATAIGGYMEHPLFVGDTKTGAYNDKCRVYDCEGQPCQRCGSKIVRTEISSKKTFFCPVCQH from the coding sequence ATGCCCGAATTACCAGAAATGGAAAATTACAAACGCAACCTTAATCAGCTCCTGCAAAACAAGTTGATAACAGATGTCATTATAAACAGAGAAAAATCGGTGAATGTCGCACCAAGTTTATTTATTGGAGCAGTTCGCGGTACTACCATCCAGGCTGTTGAGAGGCGGGCAAAGCATCTGCTGTTTCGGTTAAGCAATAATAGGGTGCTGCTGCTGCATCTTATGCTTGGAGGCTGGATGTATTTTTCTGAAGAAAAGGATAAGCCGAAACGAACAGTGCAGGTGCAACTGTCCTTTGGTGATAAACACCTCTATTTCATTGGGTTGAGACTCGGCTACCTTCATCTATACTCAGAACAAGAGGTAGAACAGGAATTGGCAGATTTAGGTCCAGAGCCTTTAGATGCCAGCTTTACGGAAGCACAGTTTTTAACCTATACCGAAAAAAAGCGGGGCATGTTAAAGCTTAAGCTGGTTGATCAGCATTTCTTGTCTGGAATCGGCAATTGTTATTCTGATGAAATATGTTATGCTGCAAGGCTGTTACCGGAAAGAAAATTAGAGGACCTAAGTGGGGACGAGCGTTCGGCTCTATATACATCGATTCAAACAGTGTTACCAGAAGCAACAGCAATTGGCGGTTATATGGAGCATCCTCTTTTCGTCGGAGATACTAAAACAGGTGCTTATAATGATAAATGCCGTGTGTATGACTGTGAAGGTCAACCTTGTCAAAGATGCGGCAGTAAAATTGTAAGGACCGAAATCTCTTCCAAAAAAACCTTCTTTTGTCCAGTTTGTCAGCATTGA
- a CDS encoding STAS domain-containing protein, with protein sequence MGDSIIRTQVDNTEFTWDKDKGVFSFDGAQSVLFWDSAIELFISTIIEVSGNDVSNTVLEATGFRMGELVSSYYQDRIDARDVIDQYMDIYRNAGWGKITVTHFCSKEKKVILQLENSWEHRIYQSMKKEQATVLLPSHWAGVLTVLFKENMWYKVNRSQLNGNEFDEIEIYPSSISPNDNIHQLARQKEQAYISKLEQKVKDRTQELSDLVKHLSTPIMPVMKGILAVSLVGKFNDERFEGLLQKTLFAFSKQRATYLLLDMTAISDFDEYIIFRLQGLVKAVALLGGECILVGISPTLGVQIINSGVDLRSIPTFAALEQGIEYAIDKLGYEIVKKS encoded by the coding sequence ATGGGAGATTCAATTATACGTACACAAGTAGACAACACGGAATTTACTTGGGATAAAGACAAAGGAGTTTTCTCTTTTGATGGAGCTCAGTCTGTGTTGTTTTGGGACTCTGCCATTGAATTGTTCATCAGTACAATCATTGAGGTTTCAGGTAATGATGTTTCCAATACTGTTCTTGAAGCAACAGGATTTCGGATGGGAGAGCTAGTTAGCAGCTATTATCAGGACAGGATCGATGCAAGAGATGTGATTGACCAATATATGGATATATATCGAAATGCAGGCTGGGGGAAAATCACAGTCACACATTTCTGCTCCAAAGAAAAGAAGGTCATTCTCCAGCTTGAGAACAGCTGGGAGCATCGCATCTATCAATCTATGAAAAAAGAACAGGCAACAGTCCTTCTTCCAAGCCATTGGGCAGGCGTGCTGACCGTTTTGTTTAAGGAAAATATGTGGTATAAGGTAAACAGGTCACAGCTTAATGGAAATGAATTTGATGAAATTGAAATTTATCCATCATCGATTTCGCCAAATGATAACATCCACCAACTAGCTCGCCAAAAAGAACAGGCATATATAAGTAAGCTTGAACAAAAAGTGAAAGATAGGACACAGGAGCTTTCTGACCTGGTGAAGCATCTGTCGACACCAATCATGCCTGTCATGAAAGGAATATTGGCTGTTTCTCTTGTTGGAAAATTTAATGATGAGCGCTTTGAGGGACTACTTCAAAAAACGTTGTTTGCGTTCTCCAAGCAAAGAGCAACCTATTTGCTGCTTGACATGACGGCGATAAGTGATTTTGACGAATATATCATTTTCCGTTTACAAGGATTGGTTAAGGCAGTTGCCCTTCTTGGCGGAGAATGTATTCTTGTCGGCATTAGTCCGACATTAGGTGTGCAAATCATTAATTCAGGCGTTGATTTACGGTCCATTCCAACGTTTGCAGCATTAGAGCAAGGAATTGAATATGCTATCGATAAGCTTGGATATGAAATAGTTAAAAAAAGCTAA
- a CDS encoding DEAD/DEAH box helicase produces the protein MTNFKSLGINDTIIDHLQKRGITEPSPIQTKVIPSIIDGKDVIAQAQTGTGKTYAFALPIVQKLKKDADYIQALIVSPTRELAIQISAEIEKVKPDYAEVLTAYGGQDVEKQLHRMKDNISIVVATPGRLIDYMKRGQIKLDRLNVIVLDEADQMLHIGFLEEVKYIMRRTPKTRQTLMFSATISDDIKMLAKKYMINAEYMTVEKKQGPAATVEQFSMHTTDRAKQGTLMTLIKTYQPFMAVVFCRTKRRVSKLYEVLRNNGFDCRELHGDLSQAKREQVMKDFRNAKFPILIATDVAARGLDIDGITHVFNYDIPADAESYVHRIGRTGRAGMEGAAITFYSSDDRETLDMIEQDLGITITKMQQLKKTDDNPEQAVKPKTDHTKRKPGFRAGQKAKSGQGRKKQHSGEAKGKQDRNSSSKPKDGAKQEKSWSSKKGKRNTGSAIFKPKHSKKK, from the coding sequence TTGACTAATTTTAAAAGCTTAGGAATTAATGATACTATCATAGATCATTTACAAAAAAGAGGAATAACAGAGCCTTCTCCAATCCAAACAAAGGTTATACCTTCCATAATAGATGGTAAAGATGTTATAGCTCAAGCACAAACTGGAACAGGAAAAACATATGCATTTGCATTGCCAATTGTCCAAAAGCTAAAAAAAGACGCAGACTATATACAAGCATTGATTGTCAGCCCGACAAGAGAGCTTGCGATCCAAATCTCTGCTGAAATAGAAAAAGTAAAACCTGACTATGCAGAAGTATTAACAGCATACGGCGGTCAGGATGTGGAAAAGCAGCTTCATCGCATGAAGGACAATATCTCCATTGTTGTCGCAACACCAGGCAGGCTGATAGATTACATGAAAAGAGGTCAAATAAAGCTTGACCGCTTAAATGTTATCGTGCTTGATGAGGCAGACCAAATGCTTCATATCGGATTTTTAGAAGAAGTGAAATACATAATGAGACGTACGCCTAAAACAAGGCAGACACTAATGTTCTCTGCGACTATTTCTGATGATATTAAAATGCTTGCCAAAAAATACATGATAAATGCTGAATACATGACAGTTGAGAAAAAACAAGGTCCAGCTGCAACGGTTGAGCAATTTTCGATGCATACAACAGACAGAGCTAAGCAAGGAACGTTAATGACTCTCATCAAAACGTACCAACCATTTATGGCTGTTGTATTTTGCCGAACGAAACGAAGAGTGAGCAAATTATATGAAGTTCTCCGCAACAATGGCTTCGATTGCCGCGAACTGCACGGTGACCTTTCACAGGCAAAACGAGAGCAAGTAATGAAGGACTTCCGCAATGCCAAATTCCCGATTTTGATTGCAACAGATGTGGCTGCAAGAGGATTAGACATTGATGGCATTACACATGTATTCAACTATGACATCCCTGCTGATGCAGAAAGCTATGTGCACAGAATCGGCAGAACAGGCAGAGCAGGTATGGAGGGTGCGGCGATTACCTTCTATTCATCAGATGACCGTGAAACGTTGGATATGATCGAGCAGGATCTTGGCATTACGATAACAAAGATGCAGCAACTGAAAAAGACGGATGACAATCCAGAACAAGCTGTTAAACCAAAAACAGACCATACTAAACGCAAACCAGGCTTCCGAGCAGGACAGAAAGCAAAATCTGGACAAGGCCGCAAAAAACAGCATTCAGGCGAAGCAAAAGGGAAGCAGGACAGAAATTCCAGCAGCAAGCCCAAGGATGGAGCAAAGCAGGAAAAATCGTGGAGCAGCAAAAAAGGCAAAAGAAACACAGGAAGTGCGATTTTCAAGCCAAAACATTCAAAAAAGAAATAA